A window of Candidatus Tanganyikabacteria bacterium genomic DNA:
GGGCTTGGCCACCGGCGCCCTGGCCACCGGCTTCGCGGGCTTGGCCACCGGCGCCCTGGCCACCGGCTTCGCGGGCTTGACCGCCTTGCGCGGCGCCGCCGCGACGGCCGGCGCATCGCCCAGCACCAGCACGGTGCCGGGCCGTATGAGGCGTGGGTCGGCGCCGATGCTGCCGCGATTTCGGGCGTACAGCGCTTCCCACTTCTCGCCCCGCCCGAGGTGGCGCTCGGCGATGGACCACAGCGAATCCCCGGGCCGCACGCGGTAGCGCGCCGAGGTCTGCGCGACGCGGCCCTCGGCAGGCGCCAGGACCAGCCGCATTCCCGGCCGGATCAGGCGCGGGTCGGCCCCGACGCGGCCGCGATTTGCCCGGTAGAGATCGGCCCAGCGCGCCCCGGAGCCCATGTGCCGCTCGGCGATCGACCACAGGCTCTCCCCCGGACGCACGACGTACTCGCGGGCGAGCGCGGCCTGCGTGAGGCACCAAGCGGCGATCAGCGCGATCCCGGCCAGAAGGCCCAGGACGCGGCGCCAACCTGACTGCGACTCGGTACCAGACATTTCGCTCACGCGGGTCACCGAGTATAGCAGGCGAGCGCGGCCGCTCGCCAAGGCCGGAAACTCAGGCGGCCCGGGA
This region includes:
- a CDS encoding LysM peptidoglycan-binding domain-containing protein translates to MGSGARWADLYRANRGRVGADPRLIRPGMRLVLAPAEGRVAQTSARYRVRPGDSLWSIAERHLGRGEKWEALYARNRGSIGADPRLIRPGTVLVLGDAPAVAAAPRKAVKPAKPVARAPVAKPAKPVARAPVAKP